One segment of Pseudomonadota bacterium DNA contains the following:
- a CDS encoding type IV secretion system protein — protein MFNRSQKDVSDSSKHWYQDKYQHVLTQRNVLALVAIVSLFAATVAVVAVMRLAPLKSVEPYLLQIDEKSGITQRVIPVTKKEYTADEAVDRYFTALFLRMFESYSANTLRYNYNVVRLMSTPDVFAYFRNQVNPSSETGFAKRLGSEGQRDIKIKSMVYIVNPGAQSSSTKIMQIRLSTIESAPGIGDKENSWIITLTFEYADLNINQEEQWLNPLGYTVTSYQIQSEIQ, from the coding sequence ATGTTTAATCGGTCCCAGAAGGACGTTTCGGATAGTTCCAAACACTGGTATCAGGACAAGTACCAGCATGTGCTCACCCAGCGCAATGTGCTTGCCCTGGTTGCCATCGTCTCGCTGTTTGCCGCCACCGTTGCCGTCGTCGCGGTCATGCGCCTTGCCCCACTCAAATCGGTCGAGCCCTATTTACTGCAGATCGACGAAAAATCCGGTATCACCCAGCGCGTTATCCCGGTCACCAAAAAAGAATACACCGCCGATGAAGCGGTTGATCGCTATTTCACCGCCCTGTTCCTGCGGATGTTCGAGAGCTACAGCGCCAACACCCTGCGCTACAACTACAACGTCGTGCGACTGATGAGCACGCCCGACGTGTTCGCCTATTTCCGCAACCAGGTCAATCCCAGTAGCGAGACTGGGTTTGCCAAGCGCCTTGGCAGCGAGGGGCAGCGCGACATCAAGATCAAATCGATGGTCTATATCGTTAACCCTGGCGCGCAATCCAGCAGCACAAAAATCATGCAGATCCGTTTGAGCACAATCGAGTCTGCCCCCGGGATTGGCGACAAAGAAAACTCATGGATTATCACCCTCACTTTCGAGTATGCTGATCTCAATATCAATCAGGAAGAGCAATGGCTCAACCCGCTCGGCTACACTGTCACCTCTTATCAAATCCAGTCAGAGATCCAATGA
- a CDS encoding type IV secretion system protein has translation MSILPRMGSILFAVVLVASGLTLFADHAFAQGMGTVGDYSCSNGQATGQLFNSGSSCPTTLNMDNLFSFLVCNMEQLSSNLMGSMYCGMINTLTPAVWAAATLSVTLFGAGLLVGVIPATGRDAVTFLLKIAFVTAFATNADIIINYGYALLIGGVQDGVATALGGIGGAYANGAQVYEHLDGFLNTAFHMATDGMNGTTGPETCKNAIFAVMATMSLAFPMITYLGLLLLARIALTFLRAVFGYIYAIVGITFLLTLSPFFVTFYLFQVTRSFFEKWLGYLISFTLQMVILFSFIAFIFMLDVSSLVSNVSNIIVYNEETHEGTARRMPWQYCTLCDFKVVDGSTCTRTAPTPGHPSQCALDSPEITSSSPNYLTRGELICKTDPPLPIKILFAAAPPTTPTPGQNPTTNTLIEFACQGIMSLLLLAFVVERVLKLLPSLAQKLASSMASYAPQLGGGYNPMGVSVVQMPGEGQISDFAEGYNRGVNREQNRNGLSTTAQGIKDGLSAMTTGRLSGKPNTKGSNDGEELGVNVNGGQIRPVGVQRRFLNFMADPNKWNDPSDR, from the coding sequence ATGAGCATTCTGCCGCGCATGGGTTCTATTCTTTTTGCTGTGGTACTGGTCGCCAGCGGGCTCACCCTGTTTGCCGACCACGCATTTGCGCAAGGCATGGGGACGGTCGGCGACTATAGCTGCTCGAACGGGCAGGCCACCGGCCAGCTGTTTAACTCCGGCAGCTCCTGCCCCACCACGCTCAACATGGATAACCTGTTCTCCTTCCTCGTCTGCAACATGGAGCAGCTGTCGAGCAACCTGATGGGCAGCATGTATTGCGGCATGATCAACACGCTCACCCCAGCCGTGTGGGCAGCAGCGACCCTTTCGGTGACGCTCTTTGGCGCCGGGCTGCTGGTTGGCGTCATCCCCGCCACCGGGCGCGACGCGGTTACCTTCCTGCTCAAAATTGCCTTTGTGACCGCCTTCGCCACCAATGCCGATATCATCATCAACTATGGCTACGCGCTGTTGATCGGCGGGGTGCAGGATGGTGTCGCCACCGCACTCGGCGGCATTGGCGGTGCTTATGCCAACGGCGCGCAGGTTTATGAGCATCTGGATGGGTTCCTCAACACCGCCTTCCATATGGCCACGGATGGCATGAATGGTACCACCGGCCCCGAGACCTGCAAAAACGCCATCTTCGCCGTCATGGCCACCATGAGCCTCGCCTTCCCGATGATCACCTATCTCGGATTGCTGCTGCTGGCGCGCATCGCCCTCACCTTCCTGCGCGCCGTGTTTGGCTATATCTACGCGATTGTCGGCATCACGTTCCTGCTCACCTTGTCGCCTTTCTTCGTCACGTTCTATCTCTTCCAGGTCACCCGCTCCTTTTTCGAAAAATGGTTGGGCTACCTCATCTCCTTCACCTTGCAGATGGTGATCCTGTTCAGCTTCATCGCCTTTATTTTCATGCTCGATGTGTCAAGCCTGGTGAGCAATGTCAGTAACATCATTGTCTATAACGAGGAAACACACGAAGGCACCGCGCGCCGCATGCCATGGCAATATTGCACCCTGTGCGATTTCAAGGTGGTGGATGGCAGCACCTGCACCCGCACCGCCCCCACACCGGGCCACCCATCGCAATGCGCGCTCGACTCGCCCGAGATCACCTCCAGCTCACCCAACTACCTCACCCGCGGCGAGCTCATCTGTAAAACTGATCCACCCCTGCCGATCAAGATCCTGTTCGCCGCCGCCCCACCAACCACGCCCACCCCCGGCCAGAACCCCACGACCAATACCCTGATCGAGTTCGCCTGCCAGGGCATTATGTCGCTGCTGCTGCTCGCTTTTGTTGTCGAGCGCGTGCTGAAACTGCTGCCGTCGCTCGCCCAGAAACTGGCCAGCAGCATGGCAAGCTATGCACCGCAGTTGGGCGGCGGCTATAACCCGATGGGCGTATCTGTGGTGCAAATGCCAGGCGAAGGCCAGATCAGCGACTTTGCCGAGGGCTATAATCGCGGCGTCAACCGCGAGCAAAACCGCAACGGCCTTTCCACCACCGCGCAGGGCATCAAGGATGGGTTATCGGCCATGACAACCGGCCGCCTCAGCGGCAAACCCAACACCAAAGGCAGCAATGATGGCGAGGAGCTGGGCGTGAACGTGAACGGCGGCCAGATCCGTCCCGTGGGCGTGCAGCGGCGCTTCCTGAACTTCATGGCCGACCCCAACAAATGGAACGATCCATCCGACAGGTAA
- a CDS encoding TrbC/VirB2 family protein: MKLTLNKDHMTSLAWVMLAVCTMATMVPMDALAATGTTTDGSGTALSAVLCAVVSWFQGPIGAGIATLAIIVIGVGALMGKVSWGMAIIVGLGVGVIFGAPSIVKSLGGATACGTTTFSGLST, encoded by the coding sequence ATGAAACTAACCTTGAACAAAGATCATATGACGTCGCTGGCATGGGTCATGCTGGCAGTCTGCACCATGGCCACCATGGTTCCTATGGACGCACTGGCAGCAACCGGGACAACGACTGATGGCTCGGGCACTGCGCTTTCCGCTGTGCTCTGCGCCGTCGTCAGCTGGTTCCAGGGCCCAATCGGTGCCGGTATCGCGACCCTCGCGATCATCGTCATCGGCGTTGGCGCGTTGATGGGTAAAGTGTCGTGGGGTATGGCGATCATCGTCGGCCTCGGCGTTGGCGTTATCTTCGGTGCACCGTCGATCGTAAAATCGCTCGGTGGTGCCACCGCCTGCGGGACGACTACCTTCAGCGGGCTGAGCACCTAA
- a CDS encoding RidA family protein, giving the protein MTTLAAKLKELSITLPEVSLPAANYVPCVIAGNTLYVSGQLPMEGGKPQFIGKVGREFSIEEGQACARLCTINVLAHVSKILGGDLSRISKLIRLGVFVNAPDDFTDHPKVANGASDMMVELMGDAGKHARFAVGVSGLPFGVAVEVDATFELKA; this is encoded by the coding sequence ATGACGACCCTCGCCGCGAAATTGAAGGAATTGAGCATCACGCTGCCGGAAGTCAGCTTGCCAGCGGCCAATTATGTGCCCTGCGTGATTGCGGGCAACACACTCTATGTATCCGGCCAGCTGCCGATGGAAGGCGGCAAGCCGCAGTTTATCGGCAAGGTCGGCCGTGAGTTCAGCATCGAGGAAGGGCAGGCCTGCGCGCGGCTCTGCACTATCAATGTGCTGGCGCATGTCAGCAAAATCCTTGGCGGCGACCTGTCGCGCATCAGCAAGCTGATCCGCCTGGGCGTGTTCGTCAATGCGCCGGACGATTTTACCGATCACCCGAAAGTGGCCAATGGCGCGTCGGACATGATGGTGGAGTTGATGGGCGATGCCGGGAAACACGCGCGCTTCGCGGTCGGTGTTTCGGGCCTGCCGTTTGGCGTTGCGGTGGAAGTGGATGCGACCTTCGAGCTGAAGGCTTAA
- a CDS encoding EVE domain-containing protein produces MRYWLFKSEPSTWSWAQMVAAGPAGTHWNGVRNHLAKQQMMAMAVGDRGFFYHSNEGKEIVGIVEVIRDYYPDPSDATGKFVMVDVKAVMPLAKPVTLADVKATPALAAMSLVTSARLSVQPVTAAEWKRVCAMGGL; encoded by the coding sequence ATGCGGTACTGGCTCTTTAAATCCGAACCTTCGACCTGGAGTTGGGCGCAGATGGTGGCTGCTGGCCCTGCTGGCACGCATTGGAACGGGGTGCGCAACCACCTTGCCAAGCAGCAGATGATGGCGATGGCGGTCGGCGATCGCGGGTTTTTCTACCATTCCAATGAGGGTAAGGAGATTGTCGGCATCGTCGAGGTGATCCGCGACTATTATCCCGACCCGAGCGATGCGACGGGTAAGTTCGTGATGGTGGATGTGAAAGCCGTGATGCCGCTTGCAAAACCGGTGACGTTGGCGGATGTGAAGGCTACGCCTGCACTTGCGGCCATGTCGCTTGTGACCTCGGCGCGGTTATCGGTGCAGCCGGTGACGGCGGCGGAGTGGAAGCGGGTATGTGCGATGGGCGGGTTATAA
- a CDS encoding CoA transferase subunit B — MPWDRDQMCARAARELKDGFYVNLGIGIPTLVANHIPTGMHVTLQSENGMLGMGPFPIAGTEDADLINAGKQTISELPESVYFDSAMSFAMIRGGHVDLTILGALQVNERGDLANWMVPGKMVKGMGGAMDLVAGVKRVVVIMEHNAKDGSAKLVHECNLPMTGIGVVDLIITDLCVFEIIDGTMHLIELADGVTAEEVRAKTEATYTEALTKKAA; from the coding sequence ATGCCCTGGGATAGAGATCAAATGTGCGCCCGCGCGGCGCGTGAGTTGAAAGACGGCTTCTATGTGAACCTCGGCATCGGCATCCCGACGCTGGTCGCCAACCACATCCCCACCGGCATGCATGTCACCTTGCAATCGGAAAACGGCATGCTCGGCATGGGCCCCTTCCCCATCGCCGGCACGGAAGACGCCGACCTCATCAACGCCGGCAAACAAACCATCTCCGAACTGCCCGAGAGCGTCTATTTCGATTCCGCGATGAGCTTCGCGATGATCCGCGGCGGCCATGTCGATCTCACCATCCTCGGCGCGCTGCAGGTGAACGAGCGCGGCGATCTGGCCAACTGGATGGTGCCGGGCAAAATGGTCAAAGGCATGGGCGGGGCGATGGATCTGGTCGCGGGCGTCAAACGCGTCGTCGTCATCATGGAACATAACGCGAAAGACGGCTCCGCCAAGCTGGTGCATGAGTGCAACCTGCCGATGACCGGGATCGGCGTGGTCGATCTCATCATCACCGATCTATGCGTCTTCGAAATCATCGACGGCACCATGCACCTCATCGAACTGGCCGATGGCGTCACCGCCGAAGAAGTCCGCGCCAAAACCGAAGCGACCTATACCGAGGCACTGACAAAAAAAGCGGCGTAA
- a CDS encoding OmpA family protein, whose amino-acid sequence MIRQAMIAMVLAVSVMAGAPAFAKSYANATLNGFNFSKQLLRDAQFVNTDANQASFLQSDLTGATFTNTQLNGADFRGALLRNVTFTNADLAGADFAGAVFEHVSFSNVDITGARLQRNQLSQVDMVNTTMDGVIWIDAAPVVQVAVAPRPVMRAPELAAALVQPGKKVDLTVNFEFDSDKILAAGHGQVDEIAAALRSPQLAGAHIRVEGHTDAKGSDDYNKDLSYRRAVSVKRALSENYGIHSAVLTVAGFGEAQPVASNETDEGRALNRRVTLVNIGNQ is encoded by the coding sequence ATGATACGGCAGGCAATGATCGCAATGGTGCTGGCAGTAAGCGTAATGGCAGGCGCACCCGCCTTCGCCAAATCCTACGCCAACGCCACGCTGAACGGCTTCAACTTCAGCAAGCAACTGCTGCGCGACGCGCAGTTCGTCAACACCGATGCCAATCAGGCAAGCTTCCTGCAAAGCGACCTGACCGGCGCCACCTTCACCAACACCCAGCTTAATGGTGCGGATTTTCGCGGTGCGCTGCTGCGCAACGTCACCTTCACCAATGCTGACCTCGCGGGCGCCGATTTCGCCGGGGCGGTGTTCGAGCATGTGTCCTTCAGCAATGTCGATATCACCGGCGCGCGCCTCCAGCGCAACCAGCTCAGCCAGGTCGATATGGTCAACACCACCATGGATGGCGTGATCTGGATCGACGCCGCACCCGTCGTGCAGGTCGCCGTCGCCCCGCGGCCCGTGATGCGCGCGCCGGAGCTGGCCGCCGCCCTCGTCCAGCCGGGCAAAAAAGTCGATCTGACAGTCAATTTTGAATTTGATTCCGACAAAATCCTCGCCGCCGGCCATGGGCAGGTGGATGAGATTGCCGCCGCACTGCGATCGCCACAACTGGCCGGTGCCCATATCCGCGTCGAGGGCCATACCGATGCCAAGGGCAGCGACGACTATAACAAGGATTTATCCTACCGCCGCGCCGTCAGCGTAAAGCGCGCGCTGAGTGAGAACTATGGCATCCACAGCGCCGTGCTCACCGTCGCCGGGTTTGGCGAAGCGCAGCCCGTGGCAAGCAATGAAACCGATGAGGGGCGCGCGCTCAATCGCCGCGTGACACTCGTGAATATTGGCAACCAATAG
- a CDS encoding CoA transferase subunit A produces the protein MGKIYPDATAALAGLLHDGMTIMSGGFGLCGIPEHSIAALKASGIKGLTVISNNCGVDEFGLGILLKDHQIAKMISSYVGENKTFEKQYLAGELAIEFNPQGTLAERVRAGGAGIPAFFTKTGVGTVVAEGKEIREFHGETYVMETGLTADLAIVKAWKGDKAGNLIFRKTARNFNPMMAMAGRVTVAEVEELVEVGELPADDIHTPGIFVQRVFLGKSFEKRIEQRTTRAA, from the coding sequence ATCGGTAAAATCTACCCCGACGCCACCGCCGCGCTCGCAGGCCTCCTGCACGACGGCATGACCATTATGTCCGGCGGTTTCGGCCTGTGCGGCATCCCCGAGCACAGCATCGCCGCGCTCAAAGCCTCAGGCATCAAGGGCCTCACCGTCATCAGCAACAATTGCGGGGTGGATGAGTTTGGCCTGGGCATCCTGCTCAAAGACCACCAGATCGCAAAAATGATCTCCTCCTATGTCGGCGAAAATAAAACCTTTGAGAAACAATATCTTGCTGGCGAACTGGCCATCGAATTCAACCCGCAGGGCACCCTTGCCGAGCGCGTGCGTGCTGGCGGCGCGGGCATCCCCGCCTTCTTCACCAAAACCGGCGTCGGCACCGTCGTCGCCGAAGGTAAGGAAATCCGCGAGTTCCACGGCGAAACCTACGTGATGGAAACCGGCCTCACCGCCGATCTTGCCATCGTCAAAGCCTGGAAAGGCGATAAAGCAGGCAACCTCATTTTCCGCAAAACCGCCCGTAATTTCAACCCGATGATGGCGATGGCAGGCCGCGTCACCGTCGCCGAAGTCGAGGAGCTGGTCGAAGTCGGCGAGCTCCCGGCGGATGACATCCACACCCCGGGCATTTTCGTCCAGCGGGTGTTTTTAGGGAAGAGTTTCGAAAAACGCATCGAGCAGCGCACCACACGCGCGGCTTAA
- a CDS encoding DUF2336 domain-containing protein: MNVTREDIELLVREPSAAMRQRICEKIAGGYNSGDYSESEVRLANEIFRLLLKDTEMKVRLLMAEALKANMQAPHDLVLALANDCAEVATLVLEHSSVLSEDDLVLIVRATREHPKLRAIARRESISKQLSHELIEKRDHDITRELLANKGASIADTSMDVILEEFAKDNSVLEELVLRGGLPYAFAERLFAQVSDTLKKQLTRKYRMGNHVVEEVTTNARETAVLQFISPWMSQRDINHLVDDMHRNRRLSDSVVIRSLCIGDLRFFETAIAKRVGIPTSNARILVIDPGPLGFKALYESSGLPASFYEAIHTMLRFALEETQYGNYRTNDFGARMVGKIRSAGYDKTVENMEPLLNMIGQAMHEPKIH, encoded by the coding sequence ATGAATGTTACCCGTGAGGATATTGAGCTGCTGGTGCGGGAGCCCTCCGCGGCCATGCGTCAGCGCATCTGCGAGAAAATCGCGGGCGGCTATAATTCCGGTGACTATAGCGAAAGTGAAGTGCGCCTTGCCAACGAGATTTTCCGCCTCCTGCTGAAGGATACGGAAATGAAAGTGCGGCTGCTGATGGCGGAAGCGCTGAAAGCGAATATGCAGGCCCCGCATGACCTGGTGCTCGCCCTCGCCAATGATTGCGCGGAAGTGGCGACGCTGGTGCTGGAACATTCCAGCGTGCTGAGCGAGGATGATCTGGTGCTGATTGTGCGGGCGACGCGTGAGCACCCCAAATTGCGCGCCATCGCGCGGCGGGAATCGATCTCGAAGCAATTGTCGCATGAGCTGATTGAAAAACGTGACCATGACATCACCCGCGAGCTGCTGGCCAACAAGGGCGCCTCGATTGCCGATACCAGCATGGATGTGATTTTGGAAGAATTCGCCAAGGATAATTCCGTGCTGGAGGAATTGGTGCTGCGCGGCGGGTTGCCGTATGCATTCGCTGAGCGGTTATTCGCGCAAGTATCGGATACGCTGAAAAAGCAGCTAACGCGCAAATACCGCATGGGCAACCATGTGGTTGAAGAAGTGACGACCAACGCCCGCGAGACGGCAGTGCTGCAGTTCATTTCGCCGTGGATGAGCCAGCGCGATATCAACCATCTGGTGGATGATATGCACCGCAACCGCCGCCTGAGCGATTCGGTTGTCATCCGCTCGCTATGCATTGGCGATTTACGGTTTTTCGAAACGGCGATTGCCAAGCGGGTCGGCATCCCGACCAGCAACGCGCGCATTCTCGTGATCGATCCGGGCCCGCTGGGTTTCAAGGCGCTGTATGAATCATCCGGCCTGCCCGCCTCGTTTTATGAGGCGATCCACACCATGCTGCGCTTCGCGCTGGAGGAAACGCAGTATGGCAATTACCGCACCAATGATTTTGGCGCACGGATGGTGGGCAAGATCCGCTCGGCGGGGTATGATAAAACGGTCGAGAATATGGAGCCGCTGTTGAACATGATTGGCCAGGCCATGCACGAACCGAAAATCCATTGA
- a CDS encoding DUF2336 domain-containing protein — protein sequence MPTQNAVILTPIDVQNLLHDDSSDSRAAVLDKISVHYNDDKFAGRERDIAEQIFRMLMKDVALRVRETLADRIKDNPAVPRDIVLSLANDVDTVALPVLVRSTVLSDADLVNIVEKSHDMGKLLAISKRETVSTRVSDALVETRYAQVMTSLLTNEGATISDRSLEKIAEDFQHDAGVIESLMQQPKLPIAVVERIIGQASEAVAAELRSKYKLNESDAKHDSGAAREHFMLRLLEGHLSAEDTRVLVAQMAVEDRLTPSIVMTALCRGQLLFFTCALAQFSGIPLVNAMRLVADRGELGFHGIYQKSGLPESMQDAIRLLLRAVQDMEGDSSIPGSMLYANRLAERVIMAGEHHQVEYLPYFIALIRQNAQRP from the coding sequence ATGCCCACACAGAATGCTGTCATCCTAACGCCGATCGATGTGCAGAATCTGCTGCATGACGACTCCTCGGATTCGCGTGCGGCGGTGCTCGATAAAATTTCCGTCCATTACAACGACGATAAATTCGCTGGCCGCGAGCGCGATATTGCGGAGCAGATTTTCCGCATGCTGATGAAGGATGTGGCGCTGCGCGTGCGCGAGACGCTGGCCGACCGCATCAAGGATAACCCGGCCGTGCCGCGCGATATTGTGCTGTCGCTGGCGAACGATGTCGATACGGTGGCCCTGCCGGTGCTGGTGCGCAGCACTGTGCTGAGCGATGCGGATCTGGTGAACATCGTCGAAAAAAGCCACGATATGGGCAAGCTGTTGGCGATTTCCAAACGCGAAACGGTTTCGACGCGGGTGAGTGATGCGCTGGTCGAAACGCGCTATGCGCAGGTGATGACCTCGCTGCTGACCAACGAGGGCGCGACCATCAGCGACCGTTCGCTGGAGAAAATCGCTGAGGATTTCCAGCATGACGCCGGGGTGATCGAAAGCCTGATGCAGCAGCCGAAACTGCCGATTGCAGTGGTAGAGCGCATCATCGGCCAGGCGAGTGAAGCGGTGGCCGCGGAGCTGCGCAGCAAGTACAAACTCAACGAATCCGACGCCAAGCATGATTCCGGCGCGGCGCGCGAGCATTTTATGCTGCGCCTGCTGGAGGGCCATCTCTCGGCAGAAGATACGCGCGTGTTGGTCGCCCAGATGGCAGTGGAGGATCGGCTCACGCCATCCATTGTGATGACGGCGCTATGCCGTGGCCAGCTGCTGTTTTTCACCTGCGCGCTGGCGCAATTTTCAGGCATTCCGCTCGTCAACGCGATGCGGCTGGTGGCCGATCGCGGTGAGCTTGGTTTCCATGGTATTTACCAGAAGTCCGGCTTGCCGGAATCGATGCAGGATGCGATCCGCCTGCTGCTGCGCGCGGTGCAGGATATGGAGGGCGATTCGTCCATCCCCGGCTCCATGCTGTATGCCAACCGCCTTGCCGAGCGGGTGATTATGGCGGGCGAGCATCATCAGGTCGAATACCTGCCGTATTTCATCGCGCTGATCCGCCAGAACGCGCAGCGGCCGTAG
- a CDS encoding NAD kinase, whose protein sequence is MESPMRIACLADDTPKAQSAFAELSAQYDFLDITGKRTKPDVIVALGGDGFMLQVLHKYMHRNIPVYGMNCGSVGFLLNSYQVGNLQERIETARRATLHPLVMYARTADGKERQELAINEVSLFRESRQAAKLRISIDHVVRVNELIADGILVSTPAGSTAYNFSAGGPIVPLNGDLLALTPIAPFRPRRWRGALLNHQSSITFEVLEADKRPVSAVADSTEVRDVVSVSVFEDRGIFLSLLFDPERNLEERITSEQFSF, encoded by the coding sequence ATGGAAAGCCCAATGCGCATCGCCTGCCTTGCTGACGACACGCCCAAAGCGCAGAGCGCCTTTGCGGAGCTTTCGGCGCAATATGATTTCCTCGATATCACCGGCAAACGCACCAAACCGGATGTGATTGTCGCCCTTGGCGGTGATGGGTTTATGCTGCAGGTGCTGCACAAATACATGCACCGCAATATCCCGGTTTACGGCATGAATTGCGGCTCGGTGGGGTTCCTGCTCAACAGCTATCAGGTCGGCAATTTGCAAGAGCGTATCGAGACCGCGCGGCGGGCGACGCTGCACCCGCTGGTGATGTATGCGCGCACGGCGGATGGCAAGGAGCGGCAGGAGCTGGCGATCAACGAAGTATCGCTGTTTCGCGAAAGCCGGCAGGCTGCCAAATTGCGCATCTCGATCGACCATGTGGTGCGCGTCAACGAGCTGATTGCGGATGGGATTCTGGTGTCGACACCGGCCGGATCGACCGCCTATAATTTTTCCGCCGGTGGCCCGATTGTGCCGCTCAACGGCGATTTGCTGGCGCTCACGCCGATTGCGCCGTTCCGCCCGCGGCGTTGGCGCGGGGCGCTGCTCAACCATCAATCGAGCATCACGTTTGAGGTGCTGGAAGCCGATAAGCGGCCGGTGAGCGCGGTCGCCGATTCGACTGAAGTGCGCGATGTGGTGAGTGTTTCGGTGTTCGAGGATCGCGGCATTTTCCTGTCGTTGCTGTTCGACCCCGAGCGCAACCTGGAAGAACGCATCACCAGCGAACAGTTTTCATTTTAG
- a CDS encoding DMT family transporter, with product MNQSRETTIAIIMFIGVLLGNTIIFSIVPRLSIAEYGFSYNPFQILFCYSAIATLCMVPWALKQSRKGLATKRWKHYSLRAVLEYGAYALTLTSLGYLGDDFTLPMHTALNFITPILATIATIVILKERSGFHTWVALIAGIIGVFVITRPGMLPLSPGVLYVLGAAIGFSLCGVVIKLLTSTESPMHIAFYMLVMTTIFSIPMGLMHWTNPSAEGWMWLAVIGVLTYTVQVLVAKAIAKVPYMVIIPLNFVQLIFSTIFSFLIYAKMIDGWTFAGALVILAGTIYNARRNRAIAAREAAVATAM from the coding sequence ATGAACCAGAGCCGCGAAACGACGATTGCCATTATCATGTTCATCGGCGTGCTGCTGGGCAATACGATTATCTTTTCGATCGTGCCGCGCCTGTCGATTGCGGAATATGGGTTCAGCTATAACCCGTTCCAGATTCTGTTCTGCTATAGCGCCATCGCGACGCTGTGCATGGTGCCATGGGCGCTGAAGCAGAGCCGCAAGGGATTGGCGACCAAGCGCTGGAAACATTACAGCCTGCGTGCGGTGCTGGAATATGGCGCTTATGCGCTGACGCTGACCTCGCTGGGCTATCTCGGTGATGATTTCACCTTGCCGATGCATACGGCGCTTAACTTCATCACGCCGATTCTGGCGACGATTGCAACCATTGTGATCCTCAAGGAGCGCAGCGGGTTCCATACCTGGGTGGCGCTGATTGCGGGGATTATCGGGGTGTTTGTTATCACCCGTCCGGGCATGTTGCCGCTGAGCCCGGGCGTGCTGTATGTGCTCGGCGCGGCGATCGGGTTTTCGCTGTGCGGCGTGGTTATCAAGCTGCTCACGAGCACCGAATCGCCGATGCATATTGCGTTTTACATGCTGGTGATGACGACGATTTTCTCGATCCCGATGGGGCTTATGCATTGGACCAACCCGTCAGCGGAAGGCTGGATGTGGCTGGCGGTGATCGGTGTGCTAACCTACACGGTGCAGGTGCTGGTGGCCAAGGCGATTGCGAAAGTGCCGTATATGGTCATCATCCCGCTCAATTTTGTGCAGCTGATTTTCTCGACGATTTTCTCGTTCCTGATTTACGCAAAAATGATCGATGGCTGGACGTTCGCCGGGGCGCTCGTCATCCTTGCCGGGACGATTTATAATGCGCGCCGCAACCGTGCGATTGCCGCACGCGAGGCCGCCGTCGCGACGGCTATGTAG